A window of the Candidatus Atribacteria bacterium genome harbors these coding sequences:
- a CDS encoding 50S ribosomal protein L15, protein MKLNNLYLDPKSVKKRKRVGRGCGSGHGFTSCRGSKGQNSRAGGGVRPGFEGGQMPLYRRIPKRGFTSIFKKNYSIVNVGRLNIFEDGDIITQKELINKGIIKKVGHGVKILAKGGLNKKLTIKAHKFSQKAISEIESAGGKIEVI, encoded by the coding sequence ATGAAATTAAATAATTTATACCTAGATCCTAAATCAGTTAAAAAACGCAAAAGAGTAGGCAGAGGTTGTGGCTCAGGTCATGGTTTTACTTCCTGCCGAGGATCGAAAGGTCAAAATTCTCGTGCTGGCGGTGGAGTTAGACCTGGTTTTGAAGGCGGTCAGATGCCTCTCTATAGAAGAATTCCTAAAAGGGGTTTTACCAGTATATTCAAAAAAAATTATAGTATCGTAAATGTTGGACGATTAAATATATTTGAAGATGGCGATATAATTACTCAGAAAGAATTAATTAATAAGGGAATTATAAAAAAAGTAGGCCATGGAGTAAAAATATTAGCTAAAGGTGGTTTAAACAAAAAATTAACTATCAAGGCACATAAGTTTAGCCAGAAAGCGATAAGCGAGATTGAATCAGCTGGTGGGAAGATAGAGGTGATATAA
- a CDS encoding 30S ribosomal protein S5: MLKINPEGLELSEAVVFVNRVSKVVKGGRRFGFSAMVVVGNGEGIVGIGYGKAKDVSEAIKKGVAKAKKSLIKLRIKKGTIPYTVIGRYGAARVFMKPASPGTGVIAGGSVRTILEAAGYQNILTKSLGSDNNLNIAKATMDALVSLKDAKNVAKLRGKSVLEMYRQGLQPREVTSNEIK, translated from the coding sequence GTGCTAAAGATAAACCCTGAAGGTTTAGAGTTAAGCGAGGCAGTTGTTTTTGTAAATAGAGTCAGTAAAGTAGTAAAAGGTGGAAGACGATTTGGGTTTTCCGCTATGGTTGTCGTAGGAAATGGCGAAGGAATAGTAGGCATAGGTTATGGAAAAGCTAAAGACGTTTCCGAAGCAATTAAAAAAGGAGTGGCAAAAGCAAAAAAGAGTTTAATAAAACTAAGAATAAAAAAAGGAACTATCCCTTATACAGTTATAGGAAGATATGGAGCTGCTCGGGTTTTTATGAAACCAGCCTCTCCTGGAACCGGAGTTATTGCTGGTGGATCCGTTCGAACGATATTAGAAGCTGCAGGATATCAAAATATATTAACAAAATCCTTAGGAAGTGATAATAATTTGAATATTGCTAAAGCTACCATGGATGCTCTGGTAAGTTTAAAAGATGCGAAAAATGTTGCAAAATTAAGAGGAAAAAGTGTATTGGAAATGTATAGGCAAGGATTACAGCCAAGGGAGGTAACAAGTAATGAAATTAAATAA
- the secY gene encoding preprotein translocase subunit SecY — protein sequence MLDTLRNLFKIPDLKKRLIFTLGMLVVVRLGSHLPLPGIDKEAMANLFAQGGILGFFDLFAGGALSRFSVFALGIMPYINASIIMSLLQSVVPILEQWAKEGEDGRAKITAITRYATVFLAIVQAFGISVWLQNMGVLMISGSAFRFLLLITLTAGTCFLMWLGEQITDFGIGNGISIIIFGGIIARIPSQIIQTGQLLKVGEIGILPLVTLLVVFVVVIGGVIAIQKGQRRIPVQYAKRVIGRRMYGGQGTHIPLRVNQAGVIPIIFASAILLFPATIAQFLQNIAFMKSLADALSPGQPLYLVLYSILIIIFTFFYTAITFNPANMADNMKKYGGFIPGIRPGKSTTVYIDHIMTRITLSGALFLAIIAILPNILIKITGITTFYFGGTSVLIMVGVALETVQQIESHMLMRHYEGFIKK from the coding sequence TTGTTAGACACTTTACGTAATTTATTTAAAATTCCAGATTTAAAGAAAAGATTAATTTTTACCCTAGGAATGTTAGTGGTAGTTAGACTTGGTAGTCACCTCCCTTTGCCTGGTATAGATAAAGAGGCAATGGCTAATTTATTTGCTCAGGGAGGAATATTAGGTTTTTTTGATCTATTCGCAGGAGGAGCATTAAGTCGTTTTTCTGTTTTTGCTTTAGGAATAATGCCCTATATTAATGCATCTATTATTATGAGTCTTTTGCAATCTGTTGTGCCAATCTTAGAACAATGGGCTAAAGAGGGAGAAGATGGAAGAGCTAAAATAACTGCAATTACTCGTTATGCAACAGTATTTTTAGCTATTGTCCAGGCTTTTGGAATAAGTGTTTGGCTGCAAAATATGGGTGTATTGATGATTTCGGGAAGTGCTTTTAGATTCTTATTATTAATAACCCTTACTGCCGGAACTTGTTTTTTAATGTGGTTAGGTGAACAGATTACTGATTTTGGTATTGGTAACGGGATTTCTATAATTATTTTTGGGGGAATTATTGCCAGAATTCCCTCCCAAATTATTCAAACCGGTCAACTTTTAAAAGTTGGAGAAATTGGCATTTTACCATTGGTAACCTTATTGGTAGTTTTCGTAGTGGTTATTGGAGGAGTTATTGCTATTCAAAAAGGTCAGAGAAGAATACCGGTTCAGTACGCAAAAAGAGTAATAGGACGTAGAATGTACGGTGGACAAGGGACGCATATTCCCTTACGTGTAAATCAGGCTGGAGTTATTCCTATAATATTTGCTTCGGCAATATTACTTTTTCCGGCTACTATTGCACAATTTTTACAAAATATTGCTTTTATGAAAAGTCTGGCTGATGCTCTTTCGCCGGGACAGCCTTTATACCTTGTTTTGTACTCTATATTAATCATAATTTTTACTTTCTTTTATACGGCGATTACCTTTAATCCTGCCAACATGGCAGACAATATGAAAAAGTACGGAGGTTTTATTCCTGGGATAAGACCTGGGAAAAGTACTACCGTTTACATTGATCATATAATGACTCGAATTACACTAAGTGGCGCATTATTTTTAGCCATAATTGCTATTCTACCAAATATTTTAATAAAAATTACCGGAATTACTACTTTTTATTTCGGAGGAACATCTGTGTTAATTATGGTAGGAGTAGCTTTGGAAACCGTTCAACAAATAGAATCACATATGCTAATGAGGCACTATGAAGGATTTATCAAGAAATAG
- a CDS encoding 50S ribosomal protein L18: protein MIERSKRLARIKRHKRVRKNISGTSERPRLCIFRSLKHIYAQAIDDQKGITLVSLSTLNPEIRKKEKYQGNIKAAETLGSFLAKKLEEKGIKKVVFDRGGYLYHGRVKAVAENVRKGKIVF from the coding sequence ATGATTGAAAGAAGTAAAAGATTAGCTCGGATAAAAAGACATAAAAGAGTACGGAAAAACATATCCGGTACTAGTGAAAGGCCGCGATTATGCATTTTCAGGAGTTTAAAACATATATACGCTCAGGCAATTGATGATCAGAAAGGGATAACTTTAGTATCTCTATCTACACTCAATCCCGAAATAAGGAAAAAAGAGAAATATCAGGGTAACATAAAAGCTGCTGAAACGCTGGGTAGTTTTTTAGCTAAAAAATTAGAGGAAAAGGGCATAAAAAAAGTAGTATTCGATCGGGGGGGTTACCTTTATCACGGGCGAGTAAAAGCTGTCGCAGAGAACGTTAGAAAAGGAAAGATAGTCTTTTAA
- a CDS encoding 50S ribosomal protein L6, giving the protein MSRIGRMPVKIPQGVKVELNNNKIKVSGEKGVLERNIHPDIKVKIEENQIYVSRSSDDKFHRSLHGLSRSLINNLVKGVFSGFEKILEIQGVGYRATLEGGKMAIQVGYSHPVNVDPPKGIEFEVEKQKIIKIKGIDKELVGETAAKIRLLRKPEPYKGKGIRYIDEVVRRKVGKTGAK; this is encoded by the coding sequence ATGTCCAGGATAGGGAGGATGCCAGTAAAAATTCCTCAGGGAGTTAAAGTTGAATTAAATAATAATAAAATAAAAGTATCCGGAGAAAAAGGCGTTTTAGAAAGAAACATTCATCCAGATATTAAGGTAAAGATAGAAGAAAATCAGATTTATGTTTCCAGGTCTTCCGATGATAAATTTCATCGTTCTTTACATGGATTAAGTAGAAGCTTGATTAATAATTTAGTAAAAGGTGTGTTTTCAGGCTTTGAAAAAATATTGGAAATACAGGGAGTAGGTTACCGAGCAACCCTTGAAGGCGGTAAAATGGCTATTCAGGTAGGTTATTCTCATCCCGTAAATGTTGACCCACCAAAAGGAATTGAGTTTGAAGTAGAAAAACAAAAGATAATAAAAATCAAAGGCATAGATAAGGAACTAGTAGGTGAAACTGCAGCTAAAATAAGGTTATTACGGAAACCAGAGCCCTATAAAGGAAAAGGAATAAGATATATTGATGAAGTAGTGAGAAGAAAAGTTGGTAAAACTGGCGCAAAATAA